Proteins encoded within one genomic window of Planctomycetia bacterium:
- a CDS encoding M14 family metallopeptidase codes for MKVYSLLISFVFIGSFASAIDIPRELLTVAESSNFEATSKHDEVIGLCERLAKASPNIKLLVDSGTTVEGKKLPLLVIADPPLSSPEVAVKSGKVIVMAFANIHAGECDGKEGVLMLAREIGLAEHHPALKNVIFLVYPNLNADGNDRFKLTNRPGQQGPAQGMGIRANANGLDLNRDFVKLDSPEISSLVKLFDTWNPHIIIDLHTTNGSQHRHTITHDTSKHPACDAAIIKLANEKMIPELNERLDKKGGWKGFFYGNFNRDKTVWETYGHQPRFSVQYCALRQRIGILSESYSYASYRDRVLASKDFVNVIVDYAAAHHQEIIKTLSEAAKRQAEATQEVALRAKLIPMPGRYTVLGFAEKEENGKRVRTTLPAEYTVSYVGGVEATVKVARPAAYCIPASYGNVVDNLKRHGIAFETTSTEKELPVEVYRVTKVTKSQSEYQKHRLVTLEVEPARKDTRKIPAGSILVRTSHPLGNLASFLLEPSSEDGLAVWNYFDDGLKEGEDFPVLRIPGF; via the coding sequence ATGAAGGTTTATTCGCTTCTCATCTCGTTTGTGTTTATCGGCTCGTTCGCTTCAGCAATCGATATTCCAAGGGAACTGCTGACCGTTGCCGAATCTTCCAATTTCGAAGCCACCTCCAAGCACGATGAAGTTATTGGTTTATGCGAACGGCTTGCAAAAGCTTCACCCAACATCAAGTTGCTGGTCGATTCAGGCACCACGGTAGAAGGCAAAAAGTTGCCTTTGCTGGTGATTGCCGACCCACCCCTTTCCTCTCCAGAAGTAGCAGTGAAATCGGGGAAGGTCATCGTGATGGCATTCGCCAACATTCATGCTGGAGAATGCGATGGCAAAGAAGGCGTACTGATGCTGGCCCGGGAAATTGGCCTGGCAGAACATCATCCAGCTTTGAAAAACGTCATCTTCCTCGTTTACCCCAACCTGAACGCTGATGGCAACGACCGATTCAAGTTGACCAATCGACCCGGCCAGCAGGGCCCTGCTCAAGGAATGGGTATCCGAGCTAACGCCAATGGACTCGATCTCAATCGTGATTTCGTCAAGCTCGATTCACCCGAAATCAGCAGTCTGGTAAAGCTGTTCGATACCTGGAATCCCCACATCATTATTGATTTGCATACTACGAACGGTTCCCAACACCGGCATACGATCACGCATGATACCAGCAAGCATCCTGCATGTGATGCAGCCATCATCAAGCTGGCCAACGAGAAGATGATTCCCGAACTGAACGAAAGGCTCGACAAAAAAGGTGGATGGAAAGGCTTCTTCTATGGCAACTTCAATCGAGACAAAACCGTTTGGGAAACCTACGGCCATCAACCTCGCTTCAGCGTACAGTATTGTGCTCTCCGCCAGCGTATCGGCATTTTGAGCGAATCTTACTCCTATGCTTCCTACCGTGACCGAGTTTTGGCCAGCAAGGATTTTGTGAATGTCATTGTCGATTACGCTGCTGCTCATCACCAGGAGATCATAAAAACACTTTCAGAAGCAGCCAAACGGCAAGCAGAAGCCACTCAAGAGGTTGCTCTTCGGGCCAAGCTGATACCCATGCCTGGTCGCTACACGGTTTTGGGCTTTGCAGAAAAAGAGGAGAATGGCAAACGGGTTCGAACCACTTTACCTGCTGAGTATACCGTCAGTTATGTAGGCGGCGTGGAAGCAACGGTCAAAGTAGCCCGCCCCGCTGCTTATTGCATTCCGGCCAGTTACGGCAATGTTGTCGATAACCTAAAACGGCATGGCATCGCCTTTGAAACTACCTCGACCGAGAAGGAATTACCAGTTGAAGTCTACCGTGTCACCAAAGTCACCAAAAGCCAGAGCGAGTATCAGAAACATCGGCTGGTTACACTCGAAGTGGAACCTGCTCGAAAAGATACAAGAAAAATACCAGCAGGCTCCATTCTGGTGCGAACCAGCCATCCACTGGGCAATTTGGCTAGTTTTCTGCTTGAGCCAAGTTCAGAAGATGGCCTGGCTGTCTGGAACTATTTCGATGACGGCCTCAAAGAAGGAGAAGATTTTCCAGTATTAAGAATCCCGGGATTCTAA
- a CDS encoding RNA polymerase sigma factor: MSVSAMQADLGLVQTATTPDPAPPECSMGDALVRAFNEARGELVGTLVYLLGNQEDAHDAAQEAFMKCWRNLAELGQVQNLRAFIFRVAMNTATDMRRSAWRRKAKPMGEEDMYAAPANSSLERMEQHEQVERLRHAIKTLRQEEQEIFLLRQNGELTYEQIAEIRNVPVGTVKTQMRTALLKLRKVLEDCTGGLS; this comes from the coding sequence ATGAGTGTATCAGCCATGCAGGCAGATCTGGGGTTGGTTCAGACTGCCACCACGCCTGATCCGGCGCCGCCGGAATGCAGCATGGGGGATGCACTGGTTCGCGCCTTCAACGAAGCTCGAGGCGAATTGGTAGGAACCCTGGTGTATCTTCTGGGCAACCAGGAAGATGCCCATGATGCCGCCCAGGAAGCCTTCATGAAGTGTTGGCGTAACCTGGCAGAACTTGGCCAGGTGCAGAATCTGCGAGCTTTCATATTCCGTGTTGCCATGAACACTGCAACGGACATGCGACGCAGTGCATGGCGGCGAAAAGCCAAACCCATGGGTGAGGAAGACATGTACGCCGCTCCTGCCAACTCATCGCTGGAACGCATGGAACAGCATGAACAGGTAGAGCGTCTTCGCCATGCCATCAAAACGCTGCGTCAGGAAGAGCAGGAGATTTTTCTGCTCAGGCAGAATGGTGAATTAACTTACGAACAAATTGCCGAGATCAGAAACGTGCCAGTGGGAACTGTCAAAACACAAATGCGAACTGCACTGCTTAAATTGCGAAAGGTGCTGGAAGACTGCACGGGAGGATTATCATGA
- the mnmE gene encoding tRNA uridine-5-carboxymethylaminomethyl(34) synthesis GTPase MnmE: MLSLSSSQARPATLLKNVSGLSPERSINYEDLIVAPATPQGQGARAILRLTGNHAWSVVRSLLHPKEDISAEMVQGRFPSQLRLPDFFSPLPVQIQAWQGPWTYTGQDLVELHLVSSPPLVQALLDHLLEMGARLAEPGEFTLRAFLAGKLDLTQVEAVHALSTSSDSQELRTALTQLAGGLSRPLDALREEILLLLAEVEAGLDFADEDLSLIDNDSLLWRVDACRSALMDVQDRLREQGKSSAVFRVVLAGMPNAGKSSLFNTLVGQNSALVSAQPGTTRDYLTRTLQVQGVSLELIDTAGSEQATGTIEQQAQALRHEQMHSASLLLYCFDSTKGLDDSEHRLIQQWPNDKLLLVATKSDLPGEPAISQAIQTSTVTGAGIATLRLKLAEHARLCMMPALISPSLHRCQKHLESSIKSLVQAGELLHEHQHMELVAAELRTALDQIGCMVGAVYTEDLLGRIFSQFCIGK; encoded by the coding sequence ATGCTCTCGCTGTCATCCAGTCAGGCTCGCCCCGCGACATTGCTCAAGAATGTCAGTGGCCTTAGTCCCGAACGATCTATCAACTATGAAGACTTGATAGTAGCTCCTGCTACGCCGCAAGGGCAGGGTGCCCGGGCCATTCTTCGCCTCACGGGGAATCACGCCTGGTCTGTTGTCCGTTCGCTGCTGCATCCCAAGGAAGATATCTCAGCGGAAATGGTGCAGGGCAGATTTCCGTCGCAACTCAGGCTGCCTGATTTCTTCAGCCCTTTGCCAGTGCAGATTCAAGCCTGGCAAGGCCCTTGGACTTACACCGGGCAGGATCTGGTGGAACTGCACCTGGTCAGCAGCCCACCGCTGGTACAGGCGCTGCTGGATCATCTGCTTGAAATGGGAGCCAGGCTGGCTGAGCCCGGAGAGTTTACGCTGCGAGCCTTCCTTGCTGGTAAGCTCGATTTAACACAGGTAGAAGCGGTCCATGCACTTTCGACTTCAAGTGATTCGCAGGAACTGCGAACAGCCTTGACTCAACTGGCTGGTGGCTTGTCCCGGCCTCTGGATGCTCTGCGTGAAGAAATTCTGTTATTGCTGGCGGAAGTGGAAGCTGGCTTGGACTTTGCCGATGAAGACCTCTCCCTGATTGATAACGATTCATTGCTGTGGCGAGTGGACGCCTGCAGGTCTGCCCTGATGGATGTTCAGGATCGTCTGCGTGAACAGGGCAAATCTTCAGCCGTGTTTCGAGTAGTACTTGCGGGAATGCCCAATGCAGGCAAGAGCAGCCTGTTCAATACTCTGGTTGGACAGAACAGTGCATTAGTCAGTGCTCAACCTGGCACTACACGCGATTACCTGACCCGAACTTTGCAGGTGCAGGGCGTTAGCCTGGAACTGATTGATACAGCAGGTAGTGAACAGGCCACCGGCACTATTGAACAGCAAGCGCAGGCTCTGCGACACGAACAAATGCATTCTGCTTCGCTTCTGCTCTATTGTTTTGATTCAACCAAAGGCCTTGATGATTCGGAGCACCGATTGATACAACAATGGCCTAATGATAAGTTGCTTCTGGTTGCCACCAAAAGTGATCTACCTGGTGAGCCTGCAATATCACAAGCGATACAAACCAGCACGGTAACGGGAGCTGGGATAGCAACTTTGCGTCTCAAACTGGCAGAGCATGCCAGACTATGCATGATGCCTGCACTGATTTCTCCCAGTCTCCATCGTTGCCAGAAGCATCTGGAATCAAGTATCAAGAGTCTGGTGCAAGCCGGCGAACTGCTGCATGAGCATCAACATATGGAACTGGTCGCTGCAGAATTACGGACTGCACTGGATCAGATTGGGTGCATGGTAGGCGCGGTATATACCGAAGACCTGCTCGGAAGAATCTTCAGTCAGTTCTGTATAGGCAAGTAG